One window of the Solanum stenotomum isolate F172 chromosome 11, ASM1918654v1, whole genome shotgun sequence genome contains the following:
- the LOC125843666 gene encoding E3 ubiquitin-protein ligase WAV3-like, with translation MGSKWRKAKLALGLNTCLYIPKTLEDSPATASASTVTGGRFFDAVSLSPTTPNRNSDCHVDMPTTPTPSSSGLRMPKHHNSKSSKSTCAICLMSMKPGQGHAIFTAECSHSFHFNCITSNVKHGNQICPVCRAKWKEIPFQSPLTDISQPRSRNGQVHWPQHDAWMTVVRQVPPARLDTNRNISNLFQTVEPSVFDDDEVVDHRPMGSQKNSSTDATNHHSMGAIEVKTWPEISAVTKSASHNNFAVLVHLKAPHAVGLLNQSGMPVTGQNSRAPVDLVTVLDVSGSMAGTKLALLKRAMGFVIQNLGPADRLSVIAFSSTARRLFPLRRMSDTGKQEALQAVNSLSSNGGTNIAEALKKSAKIMTDRKWKNPVSSIILLSDGQDTYTINSPNVAATQTNYRSLLPACMQRNAASSGLHIPVHAFGFGADHDAVSMHSISETSGGTFSFIEAENVIQDAFAQCIGGLLSVVVQELRVEVECVHPVLRLNSIKAGSYNASLASDNKSGNIEVGDLYADEERDFLVMLDIPADRSSNDMMTLIKVKCTYKDPTQSDNLDLVTLDHIDDVKIERPDTIGQLIVSMEVDKQRNRLQSAEAMAEARSAAENGDLAAAVSVLERCRKKLSETVSAKAGDRLCLALDAELKEMQERMANRRVYETSGRAYVLSGLSSHSWQRATAHGDSTDSTSLIQAYQTPSMIDMVSRSQTMYLGSPAPRPPLRPLRSFPARQQPR, from the exons ATGGGGAGTAAATGGAGAAAAGCAAAGCTTGCATTGGGTTTAAATACATGTCTTTATATTCCAAAAACACTTGAAGATTCACCGGCGACGGCGTCAGCGTCGACGGTGACCGGAGGGAGATTTTTCGATGCTGTTTCATTGTCTCCGACAACCCCAAATAGAAATTCCGACTGTCATGTTGATATGCCCACCACACCCACCCCTTCATCCTCTGGTCTTCGTATGCCTAAACATCATAACTCCAAATCTTCTAAg AGTACTTGTGCGATATGTTTGATGTCGATGAAACCAGGCCAAGGTCATGCAATCTTTACAGCAGAATGCTCACATTCGTTCCATTTCAACTGTATCACTTCAAATGTAAAGCATGGAAACCAAATTTGTCCAGTTTGCAGAGCAAAATGGAAAGAAATACCCTTTCAGAGTCCTCTTACAGATATATCACAGCCAAGGTCTCGGAATGGACAAGTACATTGGCCTCAACATGATGCCTGGATGACAGTTGTAAGACAGGTCCCTCCTGCACGATTGGATACCAATCGCAATATTTCTAATCTTTTTCAAACTGTGGAACCAAGTGTgtttgatgatgatgaagttgttgATCACCGACCCATGGGAAGCCAGAAAAACTCGTCAACTGATGCGACTAATCATCATTCTATGGGGGCTATAGAAGTTAAAACATGGCCGGAGATCTCTGCAGTTACAAAATCAGCATCTCACAACAATTTTGCTGTTTTGGTGCATCTCAAAGCCCCTCATGCTGTTGGCCTTCTAAACCAGAGTGGGATGCCAGTTACAGGTCAGAATTCCCGAGCTCCGGTTGATCTTGTGACTGTTCTTGATGTTAGTGGCAGCATGGCTGGTACCAAACTTGCTTTGCTAAAGAGAGCAATGGGGTTTGTGATTCAAAATTTAGGCCCTGCTGACAGGCTTTCTGTCATTGCCTTCTCTTCTACTGCTCGGCGTCTCTTTCCTCTGCGTAGGATGAGCGATACTGGCAAGCAAGAAGCACTACAGGCCGTGAATTCACTCAGTTCTAATGGTGGGACAAACATTGCCGAGGCCCTAAAGAAGAGTGCCAAGATCATGACTGATCGCAAGTGGAAAAATCCAGTTAGCAGCATAATACTGTTGTCTGATGGACAAGACACATATACCATTAACAGTCCTAATGTAGCTGCTACGCAGACAAATTATCGGTCATTACTTCCTGCTTGCATGCAGCGTAATGCAGCTTCTTCAGGTCTCCATATTCCAGTCCACGCATTTGGTTTTGGTGCTGACCACGATGCAGTCTCAATGCACTCAATCTCTGAAACTTCAGGtggaacattttccttcatagaAGCTGAGAATGTTATTCAAGATGCTTTTGCTCAGTGCATAGGTGGCCTTTTAAGCGTGGTGGTTCAGGAATTGCGTGTGGAAGTTGAATGCGTTCACCCTGTTTTGCGTCTCAATTCAATAAAAGCTGGAAGTTACAATGCTAGTTTAGCATCTGATAACAAAAGTGGCAATATTGAAGTTGGAGACTTATATGCAGATGAAGAAAGAGATTTCTTGGTCATGTTAGATATTCCTGCTGATAGATCGAGCAACGATATGATGACCCTTATAAAAGTTAAGTGTACATATAAAGACCCGACACAATCGGACAACTTGGATTTAGTAACCTTGGATCATATTGATGATGTCAAAATTGAGAGGCCCGACACAATTGGACAACTTATTGTGTCAATGGAAGTTGACAAGCAGCGTAACCGGCTTCAATCAGCAGAAGCTATGGCTGAAGCAAGATCTGCAGCTGAAAATGGTGATTTAGCAGCTGCAGTATCTGTTCTTGAGCGTTGTCGGAAAAAATTGTCAGAAACAGTGTCTGCTAAAGCTGGAGACAGGCTGTGTCTTGCACTAGATGCtgagctgaaggaaatgcaagAGAGGATGGCAAATCGTCGTGTTTATGAAACATCTGGTAGAGCTTACGTTTTGTCAGGACTAAGTTCACATTCATGGCAGAGAGCAACAGCTCACGGTGATTCTACTGATAGTACAAGCCTCATTCAGGCTTACCAGACACCATCCATGATTGACATGGTTAGCCGATCACAGACAATGTACCTCGGTAGTCCAGCTCCTCGACCACCTCTAAGGCCACTACGATCATTTCCTGCACGACAACAGCCTAGGTGA